AGAAGACCCTTTGTTTGACATCCAGAGAAATGATTTGACGAAGGATACCGTTTCTCCCAATAGCGAAGTATCTTTAAAAACTTGGGAGCacatcgaagatgaaatatGGTTTGCTAAGCTTTTGAAGGAATATTGTCCCGTCAGATTACGCAGAAACAAGCGCATGAATTTCGACAGCGAAGAGTTTCGCTCGATGCAAGCCGACCTGACGTTGAGGACACTCGCAGAGCAGGAGCTTCGAGGCCAGGACAGAAAATTGATATTCCGCCCCAGTTTATCATCCGGTAAATCATTTTTCCGTAGTATATTTCATTTtgaggaggacgaggatgtCCTAGATGCGATGGATCATTTCATTCTCTGCAATGAAGGCCTAATTCCCTTATTTAGAGGTTCTCGACCTGCTGTACGCAAGCACTTCTTTAGAAGGTGGCATAATTATGATAGAGATAGAATCATAGTTTGTGAGCAACTGATGGAGAAGTGGCTGGAGGATAAAACTTACCTAGcgaagttgaaggaagatAGGAAACGGCGACAGGAAAGACGTCTTTTGATGGAGAGCTGTGAGGGAAACAATGACAGGTTGCCTCCTTTCTCGTTCTTTGCAaaaaaactgctggtcAGATTAAGTGGACAAAGAGGGAGAATAGGAAAGCCACCTAGGCGAGGAAGCAAACTTCTCGTATTCAGGAAAGAACCACTCTTCGGTATCCCGTACTTCGAGAAAAAAAagcaagaagcaaagaCCTGGCTAAAGGAGCTTGTGCTCAGTATTTAGATTTCAGTTGATCAGGAACTTCGATGGgaactttcttcaaaggtTTTCAATGTGTTCTCGACGTGGCAAACTTTAGCGAACAGAAAAATTGGCTACTTCTAAACTCAGACTCCGCTGATGAAATACATTTTTGACTCAATTTAAAGCCGCCAGAAATgtgaggaagatgatctCGGACTGTTTTCTTTAATCCTTAAATAAATAAGCGTTCAGCGACACTATTCGTAAAACATTGATTTTAATCATGCAATAGCTTTACATAGCATCACATAACTGATCGCTAAGGTATTAGCAGACCGCAAAACCATTACGCTGTTATCCGTGCTACCACCGCATCCTAGAAGAGTTAAGGATTCAACGCGGCCACATCGTATTACAGAGATTCCATACGATTAAAACACAGCActttcagcagcagataaATGGTCGAAGGGAATTGAAAACCCAGCTATTTACAGTTTAACTGGTGAAGGATCGGCTGCCTTTCTACGTATACTGTCAAACtttgcaaaaaaaaaaacacTCACGGTGGGGGTCGAACccacaatcttctgattAGAAGTCAGACGCGTTGCCATTACGCCACGCGAGCTGTATTTGGTTGGGAATTTCCAAAATAATTAAGAACCTTATCCAGGTTCTAACATCACCGTTTTCATCCATCGACAACTTTTCAGCGAATGGTGGACAGATACAGGCGAAGTCAAAGTAAGTAGAACAGTGATATAGCTTAAGAATGGTGTCGGTTACAGTCGAATTTCTCGGTGGGTTGGATGTTATAGTTAACAAACAGCGTATCCACCAGGTGCagatcgatgaagaaggtgtggacatgaagagattgatctCATACATAGCTGATCAGATGATCACTAACAAGAACGATGTAGAAgtgtttcttgaagatggtAGCGTAAGGCCTGGCATTCTCACGTTAATCAATGACACTGATTGGGAGCTGGAAGGTGGAGAGGGCTACCTTCTGGAAGACAAAGATGTTATCTCTTTCACATCGACGCTACATGGAGGCTAGATCAATTTCAACCTGGCTCCCAGGAGCCCTGGACCGTTCCATTGCCTGCTAGGTGTCATTGTGAGGTCGAGAACCTCTTGGTTTCTTAGGACACGGATCGGTAGTGGCACATTTTCGTTTTCTCGTATAGTCTTTTGTAGAAGAGATAGATTCGAATGATTAGTAGCGTTGACATTAGCAATGGCAATTAATTTATCGCTCTCTCGCACTCCTGCAACATCCAGAGGTCCGTTGGGCAGTATATCATAAATCTGAGCGAACGGAACTATAGAGGTACTGTCTATTGGCCGTTCCGCTGGATTACTGGCCTGGAAATGGTCGTTCAACAGGAACTGCGAACGGTCGATCACGTCACGCAGGTCGTTTCTCAGCATGTTCAGATACCTTCTAGTCAAACGCACCTGCAGGACATCAATGTCCTCTCTAGGAAACCCATCCTCGGTGATCAGGGGCGATGACAGGTCAACACCTTGACTCTTCAACGCACCGAAATGCTTCTCCAATTCCTGTTCGATGGCCGCCTTCAATTGCAGAACCTCACTCAAAGCAAGCTCATTCAATCTCTGCACTCGTTCAGCAATTGTAGAATCGATAATTGATTCGTTTAACTCGTTGTACAGCTCTTTCATTGTGCTCGTCGCTACCTTTTAAAGGACGACGTACTGGAGAACTCGCCTTCAGGCGCATCAAATAAGCACAGACGAACAGCCAACAAAAAGATAAGAATCTTAAAAAAACACAGAGAACTATCCTATTTACCACGAATGATTGAATTCAACCGTTGAATCTCCTGCTCCAACTCATGatttctcttcaagagctGTTCGACTTTCAATTCCAATTCGTTCATTCTCTGCGTCTTTCTTGCACGAGAACGTCTTGCCGCCTCGGTGTTTCTAGCACGCTTCAACGCCGCAGGGTCATCGGAATCGGCAACCACTGGAGACAAGGGAGTCGTTCTGACTTTGCGATTATAGCTAGTCACTCCAAGGTGGTCCACCTTGGGCGACCCCTTCTTAGAAACACGACCACCCGCCACGCACGTCTTGGAAGTCAACTTAGCTTCCTCGAAAATCGGCGTCGGCAAGAAAGATTTGGTCGAGATCTCCAGTTCGGGTTCCTCAGCCTGAGAGCCCTCGTCGACAGGTTGCTGAGGAGTGAAAGTGAAAACGTCCTCGCTACTGATCGGGATCTCGTTGTCGAACAGAGACCCCCATTCACTTGGGCTAGCGTTCGCGTTACTAACCGTGGCGTTCTCGAAGATTGGAGTAAGATTCTCATCGTCTtgattgaaaaaatcaATCGTTTCGTGTTCCTGACCTTCCTCCTTTTTGATAAAGGAGTCAAAGATCAATTCGCCCACAATGGGCTGGCGACCGCCAGCCCCGCGAGgctcttcaaaactgcttGCAATTGTTGTATTTGTAAAGATTGACATTGTTGATGGGAAAAAATTAGAGACTGGTGAACTTTAAGAAAAAAATGTCACAATAACGACATGGTGAATAACATTTTGACTGATAGGTATGGTTGGTGGTGCTCGAACTAGAGACAAAAGATATGAGAACTTCGAAAGACTCGATACATTTTGGAACTTAATATTCTTTCATTGAGAGACAAAGAAAATAAAGGTGAAAACGCAGAATATATTCTATTGCATTTTGtatatttttttttttttaatTTCGGATTAAAAAACTCAAAACTTTAACGATAATTTGGGCAAAATAACTTAGAAAGCCATTATTATTATTTTTATTTCACTGTATGAtaattcttcttcttataCTAAACAAACTTAATGGATTTATTTCAAACTAATGGATTTCTTTGTCTCTCTTTCTAAAAAGTTCTCTCTTGGTATGTTGTAAAACCCAAGCAAAGGAAAGGGAGAAAAACAAAGTTTAGGAGTGAAAAACTTCAAGGGCCAATTAAGTATtaaaaaaaattttctcGTCAACGCGAGCAAGATCTACCTGTGCCGTAAAAGGAATCTTGATCAGTTCACTTTTCGCACGGCAAAAAGGAAAATAAGATAAAGAAGAGTACTCACGATTGGATGACTCATATCGATTAACTGGATTAACTGGCAAGCGGCATGATATAATAAATCTTTAAAGTTAATGAGCAAAAATGCGACGCCAACAAATAAAATAGAAGGAGTTAAAAAAACACTAAAAATTTTTTCATCCAACAGCAGCCAGTAAAATCGGCGCAGATAATCGCCGCAGACAATACCGGGTGCTGAGCGGAATAGAGTTGGTGTAGAGAGAGGTGAATGGCTGGCCATCCGCAGGGCCTATTAAGAAGGTTGACGGAGGACGAGACGGAATACGGAAGGTTAGAAAGGTTGTGGACCAAACGGGAAAGTTTTAGGGAAAAGTGCGAGATTCGATAGTATTGTGATGTGGATATGAGAGGTTATGGGTAGAATAAGTCGCAAGTCGTGCCGCAAGTCGCGGCACGGGAATGATTGTTGGTGGAAGATTGGAAGGACGTTCCGTGCGTCTGCTGGATTTTCTGTTGCTATCGTTTCCCTTGACGACTAGTGGAGTTAGAGTGGCTCTTCCGTCGTCTCTTAGAGATCCCATGTTTGTTGTGTCCGTTTGGGACTGTACTGGTGTGGTGTGAAAGAGTGGGTGGAATGTATATAGACGGGGCAGGAATTGGGAATTGGGTAAGTGAGCGAGAGAAGATTAAGAGGTTGCAACAATAATTATAGTTGTTTCCCCCGATGGAGATTGAACCTACGTTTAGAGGGTTTATCGAAGACGAGAATGATGCtttgctgctgttccaGGCCACCGTGGACGGTAAGTTGAAGCATATACCAAGGAGGCCGTACGAGATAGAGAGACGCCATTTGATTGTGTCTGGGAGTGTGTTTGTGTTTGTCGAGGAGATTTCAGGGATAAAGCGGTGGACGGATGGGGTGTCTTGGTCGCCGTCGAGGATTGCGGGACGGTTCTTGATTTACAAGGAGCTGGACAAAGGATCGTCGGGTCATGTGTCGAAGAATGTCGGGAACAAGACGGTTGATGGCGATTCTGGTTGCAGCGTTAAATTGCCACCATTGTTGAGGCATTCTAGTTCGCACTCTTTGCTTTCGTCTACGGCTTCCTTGTCGTCGTTgtcgtcgtcttcttcgtctaGTCGATCTAGTGACGCCGCGGCGGTGAAGAAATACACGGGCTTCacaaagaagacgatgtCGGTGAAGTTCAAAGATCCCCGAAGGAACAGAGTGGAGACTTTGCATCTGGTCTCGTATTATAACGTCGATGACGTCAATAATCAAAGACTGACAAGGCCCAGGGATTCGAtttttttgaaaaatgtcGAGCCTTGTGCTGAACTGTTGGCAGCGATGGAAAACACCGCTTTGGGCAACGGTAGTCGAAGCAGCTTTTTCCTCAGCTCAGCTTCGTCCTCTCGTTCTTCGTCGACGAGTAGCTCTCCCTCACTAGGCAAGATTACTGCTGGCAGTAATTATGCAACCTTTGTCAAGAAACAGCACGCATCACAAACGGACGCAAATATATTACCACCGCAGATCATCCCGTCTACAAATAGTTTTAGTattcagcagcagcagcagcaacacTATATGCCATTTGTCCCGCTGCATACAAATTACACGTCGCAACCGCCGCCACCGGTGCCCCTGCCACAACTGAATCCACAGCCATCGTATCTGCAAGTAAACTCGATCTATCAGCTGCAGCCGATTGGTCAGATGCAGCCAAACTGCAGACCGGGTTTACATTCGTTAGTGTTTGCCCCGCAACCCACTGGCTACTTCCAACAAGCTCCTAATCGCGATAATCATAGTTTTGCCGGCAACAACGGTCCCTTGAGCTTAAGCAACCCTTCTGGTACTTCTCATGGTACGAGGAACTTCTTTTTTAGCTCAGCGAACCCGCCTGATCTGAGATGATGATAAGCTCATTTGTATAGAAACCTTAACGTTAGAACAAGTATACCACTCTATTTCCCCCGACATCTCGGTTCAGCCGTTGCCCCATTGTTGAAAGTGCTATTTGGTCAAAAGGATCCCGTTTTTGTCTCAGCGTCCAATCAGCATAACCGAAGTAGCTTGGTTTTTATTATTAAGGCAACAATTCAAACGGCACTACAAAGTGCATCGCTGTACACAGTCCAAGTGAGAGCTATCACACTACGATGGACGAGGATGACCTCGTGAGAAGGAAGGATCCACATGAAGGTTTCCTTGTTCCGGACGGTGTGTCGCCACTTTCATCCTCCGATGTCATTGAACCGAGAAGAGCAGCAAGACTTATAGAAGGCCATGAAATTTCGATAAATCATGACGTGATTCAAGTTCCCAGTACAAAACTTCTGCAGCTTAATGATACTCAAGTAATTGCATTATCTGGAGCAGTGTCGGGATTCCTCTCTGGCATCATTGTATGTCCCCTCGATGTGATAAAGACAAGGCTGCAGGCCCAGGGTTTACAATCGCTCGGCGAAAATCGATATTACCATGGCTTCCTTGGTACTGCCTCTACGATTGTCAGAGATGAAGGAGTGAGGGGACTCTACAAGGGTTTGGTACCGATAATAATGGGCTATTTCCCGACCTGGATGATATACTTCACCTGTTACGAATTCTGTAAGGATCTTTATCCCAAACTGTTCCCGCACTGGGGTTTTGCTGCTTATTCACTCTCTGCTATCTCTTCAGGGGCTATCTCGACTGTACTGACTAATCCGATTTGGGTCATCAAGACTAGATTGATGTTGCAAACTCATGTATCGCAATATCCTACACATTATCATGGAACATTCGACGCATTTAATAAGATCAGGTCACAGGAAGGTATAAGAGCCCTGTATGCCGGTCTGGTACCGTCATTTCTGGGGCTTCTGCATGTAGCCATTCATTTCCCCGTTTATGAGAAGCTAAAAGTAACTTTCAACTGCTATCAGGGCAGTACACAAGacaacaagaaagagcaagGTATACATC
The nucleotide sequence above comes from Torulaspora globosa chromosome 6, complete sequence. Encoded proteins:
- the GCN4 gene encoding amino acid starvation-responsive transcription factor GCN4 (ancestral locus Anc_7.131); this translates as MSIFTNTTIASSFEEPRGAGGRQPIVGELIFDSFIKKEEGQEHETIDFFNQDDENLTPIFENATVSNANASPSEWGSLFDNEIPISSEDVFTFTPQQPVDEGSQAEEPELEISTKSFLPTPIFEEAKLTSKTCVAGGRVSKKGSPKVDHLGVTSYNRKVRTTPLSPVVADSDDPAALKRARNTEAARRSRARKTQRMNELELKVEQLLKRNHELEQEIQRLNSIIRGK
- the YIA6 gene encoding NAD+ transporter (ancestral locus Anc_7.133), producing the protein MDEDDLVRRKDPHEGFLVPDGVSPLSSSDVIEPRRAARLIEGHEISINHDVIQVPSTKLLQLNDTQVIALSGAVSGFLSGIIVCPLDVIKTRLQAQGLQSLGENRYYHGFLGTASTIVRDEGVRGLYKGLVPIIMGYFPTWMIYFTCYEFCKDLYPKLFPHWGFAAYSLSAISSGAISTVLTNPIWVIKTRLMLQTHVSQYPTHYHGTFDAFNKIRSQEGIRALYAGLVPSFLGLLHVAIHFPVYEKLKVTFNCYQGSTQDNKKEQGIHLPRLIMASCVSKMIASVITYPHEILRTRMQLKSNLPDSVQHKMLPLIRKTYLTEGLRGFYSGFVTNLIRTVPASAITLVSFEWVRNRLSNITTGPGS
- the NAS2 gene encoding Nas2p (ancestral locus Anc_7.130); the protein is MKELYNELNESIIDSTIAERVQRLNELALSEVLQLKAAIEQELEKHFGALKSQGVDLSSPLITEDGFPREDIDVLQVRLTRRYLNMLRNDLRDVIDRSQFLLNDHFQASNPAERPIDSTSIVPFAQIYDILPNGPLDVAGVRESDKLIAIANVNATNHSNLSLLQKTIRENENVPLPIRVLRNQEVLDLTMTPSRQWNGPGLLGARLKLI
- the MIT1 gene encoding Mit1p (ancestral locus Anc_7.132) → MEIEPTFRGFIEDENDALLLFQATVDGKLKHIPRRPYEIERRHLIVSGSVFVFVEEISGIKRWTDGVSWSPSRIAGRFLIYKELDKGSSGHVSKNVGNKTVDGDSGCSVKLPPLLRHSSSHSLLSSTASLSSLSSSSSSSRSSDAAAVKKYTGFTKKTMSVKFKDPRRNRVETLHLVSYYNVDDVNNQRLTRPRDSIFLKNVEPCAELLAAMENTALGNGSRSSFFLSSASSSRSSSTSSSPSLGKITAGSNYATFVKKQHASQTDANILPPQIIPSTNSFSIQQQQQQHYMPFVPLHTNYTSQPPPPVPLPQLNPQPSYLQVNSIYQLQPIGQMQPNCRPGLHSLVFAPQPTGYFQQAPNRDNHSFAGNNGPLSLSNPSGTSHGTRNFFFSSANPPDLR
- the URM1 gene encoding ubiquitin-related modifier URM1 (ancestral locus Anc_7.129), producing the protein MVSVTVEFLGGLDVIVNKQRIHQVQIDEEGVDMKRLISYIADQMITNKNDVEVFLEDGSVRPGILTLINDTDWELEGGEGYLLEDKDVISFTSTLHGG